The Haladaptatus cibarius D43 genome window below encodes:
- a CDS encoding malectin domain-containing carbohydrate-binding protein, translated as MSGASSGGFIHGALIGGGLVFFVAGMIIVAGIPGILGSSTGGMDDGTTSAPTETQTNTQPTETTGEQSTTESAQSTTQQPQTTQTTTPPTTQTTTAEPAEETVRYRVNVGGQRIAMSDGGPDWEQDSEQRPSRFGNARESGSHTNTTSDRIATTPSVPSGAPEAVFQSRRYDADNPNDFSDNTEMQYRFPVEDGRYVVRLYFVESYFGNSGWNDYDEKGPRKFDVEIEGERVLDDYDMYEELGHDRGTMKSFAVEPDDGAIDVRFLHEIEDPMLSGIEVVRVGGNGNAQNDRTSDWNDNEDDWRDDNDGRDTGEDENNWWDDANDDEDNSAWDGWNEISSPDSALALAHRFHSRSTDS; from the coding sequence ATGTCAGGCGCGTCATCGGGTGGATTTATTCACGGTGCACTCATCGGTGGTGGACTGGTCTTTTTCGTCGCTGGGATGATTATCGTTGCGGGGATTCCCGGAATCCTCGGGTCGTCAACGGGCGGAATGGACGACGGGACGACATCCGCACCGACGGAAACACAAACCAATACACAGCCGACCGAAACCACCGGAGAGCAGTCAACGACTGAATCAGCACAGTCCACGACCCAGCAACCGCAAACGACGCAAACCACGACACCGCCAACGACACAGACGACTACAGCAGAGCCAGCCGAGGAAACCGTGCGTTACCGCGTCAACGTCGGTGGCCAGCGAATTGCGATGTCTGATGGCGGTCCCGACTGGGAACAGGACTCCGAACAGCGCCCATCACGGTTCGGAAACGCACGCGAAAGCGGCAGTCACACGAACACGACGAGCGACCGAATCGCAACGACGCCGTCCGTCCCCAGCGGAGCGCCCGAAGCGGTCTTCCAGAGCAGGCGATACGACGCAGACAATCCGAACGACTTCAGCGACAACACGGAAATGCAGTATCGGTTCCCGGTCGAGGATGGCAGATACGTCGTCCGTCTCTACTTCGTGGAGTCGTACTTCGGTAACTCCGGTTGGAACGATTACGACGAGAAAGGGCCGCGAAAATTCGACGTCGAAATCGAAGGGGAGCGGGTTCTCGACGATTACGACATGTACGAAGAACTCGGCCACGACAGAGGGACGATGAAATCGTTCGCCGTAGAACCGGACGACGGCGCGATTGACGTGCGCTTCCTCCACGAAATCGAAGACCCGATGCTTTCGGGTATCGAGGTCGTTCGCGTGGGTGGGAACGGAAACGCACAGAACGATAGAACCAGCGATTGGAACGACAACGAAGACGATTGGAGAGACGACAACGATGGTCGGGATACTGGCGAAGACGAAAACAACTGGTGGGACGACGCGAATGATGACGAAGATAATTCTGCGTGGGACGGCTGGAACGAGATTTCGAGTCCGGATTCTGCGCTCGCGCTCGCTCACCGATTCCACTCTCGAAGCACCGACTCGTGA
- the mct gene encoding succinyl-CoA:mesaconate CoA-transferase, giving the protein MGALSDLRVLDLTQVLAGPYCTMLLADMGADVVKIERPGGDLMRSKQPFTEEDDPYGGYFQSVNRGKRSVELDFGDESDRADFLRLVEKADVVVENYRAGTMERFDLEYERLRERNPELIYASIRGFGDPRTGETDRQGRPAFDLIAQALGGVMEITGHPDGPPTKVGPGIGDLFAAVLHGMGILGALHHRERTGEGQYVDTAMYDSMVSMCERTVYQHSYTSDVPGREGNAHPTLFPYDAFEAWDGYLVVAAFSDGHWQSLCEAMNRPELVEEYPTGDDRLEDRERLRAEIESWMADKTMKTVLDKLDGLVPCAPVQDVSDVFADPHIHDRDMLVSVEQPGSDETVTIAGTPIKMTETPPEPGTRAPLLDEHHESVLREWNR; this is encoded by the coding sequence ATGGGCGCACTCTCCGACCTCCGCGTGCTGGACTTAACACAGGTTCTCGCGGGGCCGTACTGTACGATGTTATTGGCGGATATGGGCGCGGACGTGGTGAAAATCGAACGACCGGGCGGCGATTTGATGCGCTCCAAACAACCCTTTACCGAGGAGGACGACCCCTACGGCGGCTATTTCCAGAGCGTCAACCGCGGCAAGCGGAGCGTCGAACTCGATTTCGGGGACGAAAGCGACAGAGCAGATTTCCTCCGATTGGTCGAGAAAGCCGACGTGGTGGTCGAAAACTACCGCGCCGGGACGATGGAGCGATTCGATTTGGAGTACGAACGACTTCGGGAGCGAAACCCGGAACTCATCTACGCCTCGATTCGCGGGTTCGGCGACCCGCGAACCGGCGAAACCGACCGACAGGGGCGGCCCGCGTTCGACCTCATCGCGCAAGCATTGGGCGGCGTAATGGAGATTACAGGCCACCCTGACGGCCCGCCGACGAAAGTCGGGCCGGGAATCGGCGACTTGTTCGCCGCCGTGCTTCACGGAATGGGGATTCTCGGCGCGCTTCACCACCGAGAACGAACCGGTGAAGGGCAGTACGTCGATACTGCGATGTACGACAGCATGGTGAGCATGTGCGAGCGAACGGTCTACCAGCATTCCTACACCAGCGATGTTCCGGGTCGTGAAGGAAACGCACACCCGACGCTGTTTCCGTACGATGCGTTCGAAGCATGGGACGGATATCTCGTCGTCGCGGCCTTCAGCGACGGCCACTGGCAATCACTCTGTGAGGCCATGAACCGCCCCGAACTAGTCGAGGAGTATCCGACAGGAGACGACCGACTTGAAGACCGCGAGCGACTCCGCGCGGAAATCGAATCGTGGATGGCGGATAAAACCATGAAGACGGTTCTCGACAAACTCGACGGACTCGTTCCCTGCGCACCGGTACAAGACGTTTCGGACGTATTCGCAGATCCGCATATTCACGACCGAGATATGCTGGTTTCCGTCGAACAACCCGGAAGCGACGAAACCGTGACGATTGCGGGGACGCCGATTAAGATGACCGAGACACCGCCGGAACCCGGGACTCGTGCGCCGCTACTGGACGAACATCACGAGTCGGTGCTTCGAGAGTGGAATCGGTGA
- the arcD gene encoding arginine/ornithine antiporter ArcD, with amino-acid sequence MASLDFEPLTYAELPENRRPSLRLALLPVLATVVFLGVGSAWLKMDPHIPLLWAIAFTGLVGYYGLGMSWDDLYGGVADSLLMGLQAVLILFTIYALISTWISSGTIPGLMYYGLQLLSPTIFLPVTAVLSGLVAFSIGSSWTTVGTLGVAFIGIGSGLGVPAPMTAGAILSGAYAGDKQSPLSDTTNLAAAVTNTNLYEHIRGMRTGTILAFGIGVLGYAVLGVQSVSGGSTGSVGEIQTALTGTYSLSLLVFLPLVVTFGLALRGYPALPSLLAGVFAGAIVTILVQGQSFTESWQVLLGGTSPETGMDMVNNLLASGGIEGSAWTISVVVAALTLGGLLETTGTLAVLAHHLSKKVSSVGGLVAGTGASATLTNVLTAQQYMSIVVPGMTLRNLYEEYGLESKDLSRAVEAAGTPTGALIPWHAGAVYMATALGVPTLQYAPYYFFGYLSPLVLFAMAATGLGIGTPSEKKKSATTAD; translated from the coding sequence ATGGCGTCACTGGATTTCGAACCCCTCACATACGCGGAGCTACCGGAGAACCGGCGACCGTCGCTGAGACTGGCGCTCCTGCCGGTTCTCGCAACGGTCGTATTCTTAGGTGTCGGCTCGGCTTGGCTGAAGATGGATCCACACATTCCTCTGCTGTGGGCCATCGCGTTCACCGGGCTGGTCGGCTACTACGGACTGGGAATGTCGTGGGACGACCTGTACGGCGGCGTGGCGGACAGCCTCCTGATGGGCTTGCAGGCCGTTCTCATCCTGTTCACGATTTACGCGCTCATTTCGACGTGGATTAGCTCCGGCACCATTCCGGGACTGATGTACTACGGCCTCCAACTCCTCTCACCGACCATCTTCCTGCCGGTGACGGCGGTGCTGTCGGGCCTCGTCGCGTTCTCCATCGGTTCCTCGTGGACCACGGTGGGAACGCTCGGCGTGGCGTTCATCGGCATCGGTTCCGGACTGGGCGTCCCCGCCCCGATGACGGCGGGTGCCATCCTCTCGGGAGCCTACGCCGGTGACAAACAGTCACCGCTTTCGGACACCACGAACCTCGCCGCGGCGGTGACCAACACCAACCTCTACGAGCACATCCGAGGAATGCGAACCGGAACAATCCTCGCGTTCGGAATCGGTGTCCTCGGCTACGCCGTCCTCGGCGTGCAGTCAGTTAGCGGCGGTTCGACCGGAAGCGTCGGCGAGATTCAGACCGCACTGACGGGCACCTACTCGCTTTCACTGCTCGTCTTCCTTCCGCTGGTCGTCACCTTCGGACTCGCACTGCGCGGCTACCCCGCGCTTCCGTCGCTTCTCGCAGGCGTCTTCGCTGGCGCGATAGTGACCATTCTGGTGCAAGGGCAGTCGTTCACCGAGAGCTGGCAGGTGCTTCTCGGCGGCACCAGTCCGGAGACGGGAATGGACATGGTGAACAACCTCTTGGCGAGCGGCGGCATCGAAGGCTCCGCGTGGACGATTAGCGTCGTGGTCGCGGCACTCACCCTCGGTGGCCTGCTAGAGACGACTGGCACGCTGGCGGTGCTTGCCCATCACCTCTCGAAGAAGGTCAGCAGCGTCGGCGGACTGGTCGCTGGAACCGGCGCGTCGGCCACGCTCACCAACGTTCTCACGGCCCAGCAGTACATGAGCATCGTCGTCCCCGGAATGACGCTCCGAAACCTCTACGAGGAGTACGGGCTGGAAAGCAAAGATCTCTCGCGGGCGGTCGAGGCCGCCGGAACGCCGACCGGCGCACTCATTCCGTGGCACGCCGGAGCAGTGTACATGGCCACGGCGTTGGGCGTCCCGACGCTTCAGTACGCGCCGTACTACTTCTTCGGCTACCTCTCACCCCTCGTCCTGTTTGCGATGGCCGCGACGGGACTGGGAATCGGAACGCCGTCCGAAAAGAAAAAATCCGCCACGACCGCGGACTGA
- a CDS encoding TIGR04282 family arsenosugar biosynthesis glycosyltransferase, with protein MTTIAVLADPPREGFVLPELAHSSPLSESEVAELYAEMLKDTFVAAAKSGGDLLVNYRPDDAIPDEFAGETSSEDELRKLAEKALEDVTLGEDDEVRFEVQVGETFAGRAGNTATHLLEQESVDSVAIVDGTTPMLTRKDLDSAAMKLRRSEVVLGPAEDGRAYFVGLKDTIDFTEAYATPELETLTEKGVDAGHEVDFMPTMTNVRTGEDLRSLVPLLNARIAAGRIVPVNTATYLNELGLRVEEVDGSREIVR; from the coding sequence ATGACCACCATCGCCGTGCTGGCCGACCCGCCGCGCGAGGGATTCGTGCTGCCGGAACTCGCACACTCATCGCCGCTCTCCGAATCCGAAGTAGCGGAACTGTACGCCGAAATGCTGAAAGATACGTTCGTCGCCGCCGCGAAAAGCGGCGGCGACCTGCTGGTCAACTACCGTCCCGACGACGCGATTCCGGACGAGTTCGCGGGCGAGACGAGTTCGGAGGACGAACTCCGAAAGCTGGCGGAAAAAGCGCTGGAAGACGTGACACTCGGCGAAGACGACGAGGTTCGCTTCGAGGTGCAGGTCGGCGAGACGTTCGCGGGTCGCGCCGGAAACACCGCGACCCACCTGCTGGAGCAAGAAAGCGTGGATTCCGTCGCAATCGTGGACGGAACCACCCCGATGCTGACGCGCAAAGACCTCGACAGCGCGGCGATGAAACTCCGCCGAAGCGAAGTCGTCCTCGGCCCCGCCGAGGACGGACGAGCGTACTTCGTCGGCCTGAAAGATACCATCGACTTCACGGAGGCCTACGCGACACCGGAACTGGAAACCCTGACCGAGAAAGGCGTTGACGCGGGCCACGAAGTCGATTTCATGCCGACGATGACGAACGTGCGAACGGGCGAGGATTTGCGCTCGCTGGTTCCCCTGCTGAACGCGCGAATCGCCGCCGGTCGAATCGTTCCGGTCAACACAGCGACGTATCTCAACGAACTCGGTCTGCGCGTCGAAGAAGTGGACGGCAGCCGTGAAATCGTTCGGTAG
- a CDS encoding uracil-DNA glycosylase gives MDANQETRSNPFSMDEACTNCDLCETRTNVVHGYGDVGAEFLFVGEMPNAGADETGIPFTGDSAGERLQDILGRLGLSESPPDADDPEIENAFLTYLTRCYHPERGPNDSEIMTCEPYLNAEIRMINPEILVPVGERALEAIATEYTTTRASDLDIAADHATTIRGRGFELVPMVHPGKQTDEQTEAFVKAFAELMGTDYRQTKGRQGR, from the coding sequence ATGGACGCGAATCAGGAAACGCGCTCGAACCCATTCAGCATGGACGAGGCCTGTACGAACTGCGATTTGTGCGAAACCCGCACGAACGTCGTTCACGGGTACGGGGACGTGGGTGCCGAGTTCCTCTTTGTCGGCGAGATGCCGAACGCAGGGGCGGACGAAACGGGAATTCCGTTTACCGGAGACTCTGCGGGAGAGCGATTGCAGGATATCCTCGGCAGACTGGGACTGAGCGAATCCCCCCCGGATGCAGACGACCCCGAAATCGAGAACGCGTTTCTGACGTATCTGACGCGATGTTATCATCCCGAGCGTGGCCCAAACGACAGCGAAATCATGACCTGCGAGCCGTATCTGAACGCCGAAATCCGGATGATAAATCCGGAAATCCTCGTCCCCGTCGGGGAGCGCGCGCTCGAAGCAATCGCCACAGAATACACGACGACGCGCGCGAGCGACCTCGACATTGCGGCCGACCACGCGACGACGATTCGCGGCCGCGGATTCGAACTCGTGCCGATGGTGCATCCGGGAAAACAGACCGACGAACAGACCGAAGCGTTCGTAAAAGCGTTCGCCGAGTTGATGGGTACCGATTATCGCCAGACGAAAGGCCGACAGGGTCGATAA
- a CDS encoding DUF7504 family protein has product MTEPTFDFDVERSILVSVPTLSDAVCDDGHHLFDAETESVVAVLYDRSADTFLRTWRDSIGTVPKYARIVDVEQTIRSTATDSTSGASGTRGTVVQTVQRPDDLGGVETAIESALASATGKTTLVFDSLTSSLEHVSLAEMVPFFRQLTELLADFDATGYFYLDRRAHDPPPVRTLRALADATAELTDDGTEWSVRRRNLPMPDDPSLDVVFDVLRSKRRREALRYLLSKRGPVDIKELATAVADFEGDDRATRNRHRRYYTTLYQLHLPKLDDAGLIDHDAANHRVSVREAADWVAPFLALAEE; this is encoded by the coding sequence ATGACCGAACCAACATTCGATTTCGACGTGGAACGTAGCATCCTCGTCTCCGTTCCGACCCTCTCCGATGCTGTCTGTGACGACGGACACCACCTTTTCGACGCCGAAACGGAGTCCGTCGTCGCAGTGCTGTACGACCGCTCGGCGGACACGTTTCTCCGAACGTGGCGCGACAGCATCGGAACGGTGCCGAAGTACGCCCGAATTGTCGATGTTGAACAGACAATTCGGTCTACGGCGACCGACTCGACGAGCGGTGCGAGCGGAACCCGCGGTACCGTCGTCCAAACCGTTCAACGACCCGACGACCTCGGTGGAGTCGAAACCGCCATCGAATCGGCGCTGGCGTCAGCAACCGGTAAAACGACGCTCGTGTTCGATTCGCTCACATCGTCGCTCGAACACGTCTCGCTCGCCGAAATGGTGCCGTTTTTCCGACAGCTCACCGAACTGCTCGCGGATTTCGATGCGACCGGCTACTTTTACCTCGACCGTCGTGCTCACGACCCTCCACCCGTCAGAACACTTCGCGCACTGGCAGACGCGACGGCCGAACTCACCGACGACGGAACCGAGTGGTCGGTTCGTCGGCGGAACCTACCCATGCCGGACGACCCGTCACTCGACGTAGTGTTCGACGTGCTTCGCTCGAAGCGGCGACGCGAGGCACTGCGGTATCTGCTTTCGAAGCGTGGCCCAGTGGACATAAAAGAACTTGCCACCGCGGTTGCCGACTTCGAGGGAGACGACCGCGCGACGAGGAATCGACATCGCAGATACTACACGACGTTGTATCAACTCCATCTGCCGAAATTGGACGATGCGGGCCTCATCGACCACGATGCCGCGAATCATCGAGTCTCGGTTCGTGAGGCGGCAGATTGGGTCGCACCGTTTCTCGCCCTCGCCGAGGAGTAG
- a CDS encoding HalOD1 output domain-containing protein, translated as MSRVNTGFDENDPKPTPVANETGYHVYHDATTDWELSETLLSAIAVIRNIDPTKTPIPLTNTVDSDALDALFADTHDGRKRRQGHIVFAISGLEVFAHANGHVFIREQPELAGVGDVL; from the coding sequence ATGAGTAGGGTGAACACGGGCTTCGATGAAAACGACCCGAAACCGACGCCTGTTGCGAACGAAACCGGCTATCACGTCTATCACGACGCGACGACCGATTGGGAACTCAGTGAAACTCTGCTCAGTGCAATCGCCGTAATACGGAATATAGACCCAACTAAAACACCGATTCCGTTGACGAACACAGTCGACTCGGACGCGCTCGACGCTCTATTTGCCGACACGCATGACGGCCGAAAGCGAAGACAGGGACACATCGTGTTCGCCATTTCGGGACTCGAAGTGTTCGCGCACGCCAATGGACACGTCTTCATCCGCGAACAACCCGAACTCGCCGGAGTCGGCGACGTACTCTAA
- a CDS encoding DUF7503 family protein, translated as MTDQTFKSYLSENPRMIGVLFMAACLLAQVGTAAAGVGTLAVYGP; from the coding sequence ATGACCGACCAAACGTTCAAATCGTACCTTAGCGAGAACCCACGAATGATAGGCGTGCTGTTCATGGCGGCGTGCCTGCTTGCACAAGTAGGCACCGCCGCGGCGGGCGTCGGCACGCTGGCGGTGTACGGGCCGTAG
- a CDS encoding HalOD1 output domain-containing protein — MVVASEPRGYHVYHDSRDTYSLSETVIEAVATIRNRDPTDDPIPLASIIDPDALDSLFANTHRGSERNAGHVVFLLDGLEVFVHANDHIFIRERPSDN, encoded by the coding sequence ATGGTCGTAGCGAGCGAACCCCGCGGATACCACGTGTATCACGATTCGCGGGACACGTATTCGCTCAGCGAAACCGTTATCGAAGCGGTTGCGACCATTCGAAACCGCGACCCGACCGACGACCCGATTCCGTTGGCGAGCATCATCGACCCGGACGCGCTCGATTCGCTGTTCGCGAACACACACCGCGGGTCGGAACGAAACGCGGGGCACGTCGTGTTTTTGCTCGACGGACTGGAAGTGTTCGTCCACGCCAACGACCACATTTTCATCCGCGAGCGGCCGTCCGACAACTAA
- the aroC gene encoding chorismate synthase yields MNGNRFGRLFQVTTYGESHGEAMGVTISGCPAGLELTEDDVQRDLDRRKPGQSMITTSRGEPDEVTINSGVQDGYTTGTPIGMVIQNKDARSGKYEPFITAPRPSHGDFTYSAKFGTRNWGGGGRSSARETVNWVAGGAIAKKILAEHGVELKAHVNQIGDIQADDVTFEDIKQHSEENEVRCADPKVAEEMRKLIDQYQTEGDSIGGSIYFEARGVPRGLGAPRFDAVEARLGQAMMAVPASTAFEFGLGREAREWAGHDRNDEWEFASESRGDSDASGKDGEPQQVPKPSSNRHGGLQGGITTGEPIYGEVTLHAPTSIPKTQTTVDWEAGEEKEVQVVGRHDPVLPPRGVPVVEAMLALTLVDFMLLGGRINPDRMDNNPGEYDTDYHPTQPET; encoded by the coding sequence ATGAACGGAAATCGGTTCGGACGCCTGTTTCAGGTCACGACCTACGGCGAAAGCCACGGCGAGGCGATGGGCGTCACCATCAGCGGTTGTCCGGCGGGACTCGAACTCACAGAAGACGACGTACAGCGCGATTTAGACCGACGGAAACCCGGCCAGTCCATGATAACGACCAGTCGGGGCGAACCGGACGAAGTCACCATCAACAGCGGCGTTCAGGATGGCTACACGACCGGAACCCCAATCGGAATGGTCATTCAGAACAAAGACGCCCGGTCGGGCAAGTACGAACCGTTCATCACGGCCCCGCGACCGAGCCACGGTGATTTCACCTACTCCGCGAAGTTCGGAACTCGGAACTGGGGCGGCGGCGGTCGGTCGTCCGCGCGCGAAACGGTGAATTGGGTCGCTGGCGGCGCAATCGCCAAGAAAATCCTCGCGGAACACGGCGTCGAACTGAAAGCACACGTCAACCAAATCGGCGATATTCAGGCGGACGACGTGACGTTCGAGGACATCAAACAACACAGCGAGGAAAACGAGGTTCGATGTGCCGACCCGAAAGTGGCCGAGGAGATGCGCAAACTGATTGACCAGTATCAGACGGAAGGCGACTCCATCGGCGGGTCGATTTACTTCGAGGCGCGCGGCGTCCCGCGCGGACTCGGTGCGCCGCGCTTCGATGCCGTCGAAGCGCGACTCGGACAGGCGATGATGGCTGTTCCGGCCAGCACCGCCTTCGAGTTCGGACTCGGCAGGGAGGCCCGCGAGTGGGCCGGACACGACAGAAACGACGAGTGGGAGTTCGCATCCGAGTCGCGCGGCGACTCGGATGCGAGCGGGAAGGATGGCGAACCGCAGCAGGTTCCGAAACCGAGTTCGAACCGCCACGGCGGACTCCAAGGCGGAATCACGACCGGGGAGCCGATTTACGGCGAAGTGACCCTTCACGCGCCGACTTCGATTCCGAAGACCCAGACCACGGTGGATTGGGAGGCGGGCGAGGAAAAAGAAGTCCAAGTCGTCGGGCGACACGACCCGGTTCTGCCGCCTCGCGGCGTGCCGGTTGTGGAGGCGATGCTGGCGCTGACACTCGTCGATTTCATGCTTCTCGGTGGACGAATCAATCCCGACAGAATGGATAATAATCCGGGAGAGTACGACACGGACTACCACCCAACCCAGCCTGAAACGTAA
- a CDS encoding alkaline phosphatase family protein has translation MLRSAVERKLLAEHRESDYVFPAYDDYCFANVSRTALSVLDSSFDAGLPDDVFDGVACDAENVVVLLVDGFGYEQWKRDYDAHPLLSTFTERGRVTPLTSVFPSETAAAMTTNHTGRHPVEHGLLGWYQYYQEFEGVVQTLPFSTRADERAENVFDDADPELLFAGDSLYSRAEQAGIDTYLVQPAHTFDGGYSEMTLGSATPVPYDNVPEMAMKIRHTLESTDEPTFVFAYVPTIDAVSHAAGTDSEAYQTQLAMVTESVRREVVEKLDPDIADETLLVATADHGHIDTTDNVDISEFDPIWDNLRRNSDGGPIPPVGSARNVQLHLKEGMVESVRDAVESAFDVRTFTREEATSRNLFGHRSPSKRFEKQCPDLVAVHREKGMWWDESELDLIGMHGGLSREEMLIPFAVGNVATLQSSHSLRPDFGTSR, from the coding sequence ATGCTTCGGAGCGCAGTCGAACGGAAACTACTTGCAGAACACCGAGAGAGCGACTACGTCTTCCCTGCGTACGACGACTACTGCTTTGCGAACGTCTCTCGAACTGCGCTTTCGGTGCTCGATTCGTCGTTCGACGCCGGACTTCCGGACGACGTGTTCGACGGTGTCGCGTGCGATGCGGAGAACGTCGTCGTCCTGCTCGTGGACGGGTTTGGCTACGAACAGTGGAAACGCGACTACGATGCTCATCCGCTTCTTTCGACATTCACCGAGCGCGGAAGAGTCACGCCGCTGACGTCCGTCTTCCCATCCGAAACTGCCGCGGCGATGACGACGAATCACACTGGCCGCCATCCGGTCGAACACGGACTTCTCGGCTGGTATCAATACTATCAGGAGTTCGAGGGAGTGGTACAGACGCTTCCCTTCAGCACGCGAGCAGACGAACGTGCCGAAAACGTGTTTGATGACGCCGACCCGGAACTGCTCTTTGCGGGAGACTCGTTGTACTCGCGCGCCGAACAAGCAGGAATCGACACGTATCTCGTGCAACCCGCACACACCTTTGACGGTGGGTATTCGGAAATGACGCTGGGGAGCGCGACACCGGTTCCCTACGACAACGTCCCGGAGATGGCGATGAAGATCCGACACACGCTCGAATCGACCGACGAACCGACGTTCGTGTTCGCGTACGTTCCGACAATCGACGCCGTCTCACACGCCGCCGGAACCGACTCGGAAGCGTACCAGACGCAGTTGGCGATGGTCACCGAAAGCGTGCGCCGGGAAGTGGTCGAAAAACTCGACCCCGACATTGCCGACGAGACGCTCCTCGTCGCCACGGCAGACCACGGCCACATCGACACGACCGACAACGTCGATATCAGCGAGTTCGACCCTATTTGGGACAACCTCCGGCGGAACAGCGACGGCGGCCCGATTCCACCGGTCGGCAGTGCGCGAAACGTCCAGTTACATCTTAAGGAAGGCATGGTCGAATCAGTTCGAGACGCAGTCGAGAGCGCATTCGACGTGCGGACGTTTACTCGTGAGGAAGCGACTTCGCGGAATCTGTTCGGCCACAGGTCGCCGAGCAAACGGTTCGAGAAACAGTGTCCCGACCTCGTGGCCGTCCACCGCGAGAAGGGTATGTGGTGGGACGAGTCTGAACTCGACCTTATCGGGATGCACGGGGGACTCTCACGCGAGGAGATGTTGATTCCGTTCGCCGTGGGGAACGTTGCTACTTTACAGTCGTCCCATAGCCTTCGTCCGGATTTTGGCACGTCGCGGTGA
- the aroA gene encoding 3-phosphoshikimate 1-carboxyvinyltransferase has translation MNVELSQSSLSGTARAPSSKSYTHRAILAAGYSGGALVYDPLVSADTKATMRAVEAFGGDVTDTGEALEIDGFDGEPQVPADVIGCANSGTTMRLVSGTTALVDGITVLTGDSSLRSRPQGPMLSAIEQLDGRAESSRGNGKAPLVVKGPVSGGTVSIPGDVSSQYISALLMAGALTEDGIDIELETELKSAPYVDITLELLADFGVEAEKDGRTFRVPGGQFYEPTDGEYHVPGDFSSISYLLAAGAVAAKEGEELRIKGAYPSAQGDTFIVEVLDRMGADVNWNRNDGVLTVKRSSLSGVEVDVGDTPDLLPTTAVLGAIADGETTIVNCEHVRYKETDRVAVMASELDALGAVVEEEADELTICGGESDLSGTDVAGHGDHRIVMSLAVAGLVADGTTTIAEAEHVDVSFPNFFEVLYDLGAKIER, from the coding sequence ATGAACGTCGAACTCTCTCAGTCGTCACTCTCGGGGACGGCGCGGGCACCGTCGTCGAAGAGTTACACCCACAGAGCGATTCTCGCCGCAGGCTATTCCGGCGGCGCACTGGTGTACGACCCACTCGTGAGTGCCGACACGAAAGCCACGATGCGGGCCGTGGAGGCTTTCGGCGGCGACGTAACCGACACCGGAGAGGCCCTCGAAATCGACGGCTTCGACGGGGAACCGCAAGTTCCGGCGGACGTTATCGGCTGCGCGAACAGCGGAACAACGATGCGACTGGTGTCAGGAACGACCGCACTAGTGGACGGTATCACGGTTCTAACCGGCGATTCCTCGCTTCGCTCGCGTCCCCAAGGGCCGATGCTGTCGGCCATCGAACAACTCGATGGCCGGGCCGAGAGCAGTCGCGGAAACGGCAAAGCTCCGCTCGTCGTGAAGGGGCCGGTTTCGGGCGGCACGGTGTCGATTCCGGGCGACGTTTCGTCGCAGTACATCTCCGCCCTGTTGATGGCGGGCGCGCTGACGGAGGACGGCATCGACATCGAACTGGAAACCGAACTCAAATCGGCACCCTACGTTGATATCACGCTGGAACTGCTGGCCGATTTCGGCGTCGAAGCCGAAAAAGACGGTCGAACGTTCCGCGTTCCGGGTGGCCAGTTCTACGAACCGACCGACGGCGAGTACCACGTTCCCGGCGATTTCTCGTCAATCTCCTACCTGCTGGCGGCAGGCGCAGTCGCGGCGAAGGAGGGTGAGGAACTTCGAATCAAAGGTGCGTACCCCAGCGCGCAGGGCGACACGTTCATCGTCGAGGTGTTAGACAGGATGGGCGCAGACGTGAACTGGAATCGGAACGACGGCGTGCTCACGGTGAAACGCTCCTCCTTGTCGGGCGTCGAAGTTGACGTCGGTGATACTCCGGACTTGCTTCCCACCACCGCGGTCCTCGGCGCGATTGCCGACGGCGAGACGACAATCGTCAACTGCGAACACGTCCGGTACAAGGAAACCGACCGCGTGGCCGTGATGGCGAGCGAACTCGACGCCCTCGGCGCAGTCGTCGAGGAAGAAGCAGACGAACTCACGATTTGTGGCGGGGAGTCCGATTTGTCGGGAACGGACGTGGCGGGCCACGGTGACCACCGAATCGTCATGTCGCTCGCGGTCGCGGGACTCGTCGCCGACGGAACCACGACGATTGCGGAGGCGGAACACGTGGATGTTTCCTTCCCGAACTTCTTCGAGGTGCTGTACGACCTCGGTGCAAAGATAGAACGATAG